The Streptomyces cyanogenus DNA segment GGGTCGCGCCGGCTCGGGTCCGCTCACGTCGTCTCCCAGCCGCACGGGTACATGAACCCCCAGTATGCGCCTGACTCCGTCCGGCCCGGGTGTGGGCCCGGGCCCCGGGGGCAGGCGAGGGACGGACGACGAGCGGCAGAGCGGGACGAAGCACATGATTTCAGCGGCAGACGCAGCGCACACCGGGCGGCTGGACACCCTGGCCGTCGAAGGCCGCGCGGAGGGCGACCGGGTCGTCCTGACCGCGCGCGGCGAACTGGTCGACGGCTGTACGGACACCCTGACCGGCGCGCTGGCGGTCCTGCCGGCGGGCGCGGCCCGGGTGGACGTGGACGTGTCCGGGGTGACCTTCGTGGACACGGCGGGGCTGGCGGTCCTGGACACGCTGGCCGCCTACGGTCTCCGGCACGGCGTGCCGGTGCGGGCCACCGGCTGGCGGGGACAGCCGCGCCGGGTGCTGGAGTTGGTGGGTCTCGACCCCGTGGACCCGCTGGGCGCCGCGCTGCCCGAGGGCCGGCCCGCCCGTACGGCGTCCGCGGTGGCCCGGGAGCGTGCCGAGCAACTGGACGTGCTGCGCCTGGAGATCGAGCAGCTGCGCCACGCGATGGACTCGCGTCCGGTGATCGACCAGGCCCGCGGTGTCCTGATGGCGGCGCACGGGTGCGGTCCCGAGCAGGCGTGGGAGATCCTGCGGGAGGCGTCGCAGCGGTCCAACGTCAAGCTGCGTCGGGTGGCGGCGGCGGTCACACGGAGCGCCGCGCCCGACGGCCCGGCCCCGCCGGAGGTGCTGCGGACGGCCCTGGCCGACGCGGCCCGCCGGGTCAGTACGGCAGGATGCGCCCGGACGGAGTCCTGCGGTCGATCTCCTGCCCGCGCGGCGCGGCGGGCCGCCGGCTGACACGTACCCGGATCCGACGGTCCATGACGCCCTCCTCCTGCCGACACCGGCCCGGCTGGACGCCGGTAGGGGGTGCGTGCCCAGCAGGTGACCTGTTCAAGCCTGGCCGGCCCAAGTCGTACGACCCGGACGACGGTTGACGACCCGTGCGGCCACCGGCTCCGCTACCGGGTCAGGTACCGGGCGAGGACCGGGTCGAGCAGGGCCAGCCAGGTGTTCAGCCGGGCCCTGCGGCGGGCGTTCAGCTCGCAGGAGTACACGCCGCCGTCCCACAGCCGCACGGTGAGGGTGAGGCGGTTGCCGCGCCAGTGGCGTTCGACGTGCGCGATCTCCTCCCAGGCGAAGTCCGCACTGGCACCGGCCACTTCGAGGAGCACTCCGTCGGCGTTGACGATCGCGCCGGACTGCGCGTCGGCGAGCACGGCCTCCGGGCTGCCGTACGGCACGGGCGGCCCGAAACCGGGCGGCGCCGGGGTGGCGGCCTGCGCGGGCGGGTGCGGTGGCGCGGCGGCCGGGACGGGCTGCTGGTGGTACGGGGGCGCGGCGGCCTGCGCGGGCAGGTGCGGCGGGGTCGCGGGCGGCGGGGGCGGCGCGAACGCCTGCGGGGGTGCGGCGAAGGCCTGCGGGGGCGGCGCGAACACCTGCGGAGGTGCGGCGAAGGCCTGCGGGGTCGCGGTGACGGTCGGCGGGTACGGCGGTGCCGCCGGCCGGGCCGGCTGCGGTGCCGGTTCCGTCAGCCGGTCCAGCAGCGCGGTGGGCGTCGGCCGGTCCGCGGGCTCCTTCGCCAGGCACGCCGAGACCAGGTCCGCCAGCCCGGCCGGTACGGCGGACACGTCCGGCGGCTCGTGCACCGAGCGGTACATCAGCCCCATCGGCGTGCCCTCGCCCCAGGCGCTGCCGCCGGCCGCGGCGACCAGCACGGCACCGAGGGCGAACACGTCGGCGGCGCCGGTGACGTCGTGGCCGAGGGCCTGTTCGGGAGCGAGGAAGCCGGGTGTGCCGAAGGCGGTGCCGGTGGCCGTGAGCCGGGTGGACTCCACGGCCCGGGCGATGCCGAAGTCGAGGACGCGGGGTCCGTCGGCGGCCATGATGATGTTGCCGGGCTTGAGGTCCCGGTGCACCAGGCCGCAGGAGTGGATGGACTCCAGCGCCTCGGCGAGGGCGGCGCCCAGGGACCGCAGCTGCGGTTCGTCCATGGCGCCCTCGGCGGCGAGCCGGGCCGCGAGGGTCGGGCCCGGGATGTAGGCGGTGGCCAGCCAGAGCGGGTCGCCGTGGACGTCGGCGTCCACCACCGGCGCGGTGTGGAAGCCGCCGACGGCGCGGGCCGCCTCGACCTCGCTGCGGAACCGCTCCCGGAAGACGGGGTCGGCGGCCAGTTCGGCCTTGGCCACCTTCAGCGCGACGGCCCGTCCGCCGCGCGTCCGTGCGAGATAGACCGTGCCCATGCCGCCCTCGCCGAGCCGGCGCTCGACGAGGTATCCCCCGATGCGTTCCATGCGGACAGTATGGAGGTCCCGTACGGCACTCGGCTCAGGGCCTGCGGCGGATCCTGCCGCCGCACGGCCGCGCCGGACGGCGTGGGGACGGCTCCGACAACGGCCACATTGTCGTCACATCGCTTCAAGACGAGTCGAAAAGCTGCAAAGCCTCCGTATCGCCCCTTTCCTTTTCTAGGGTTCCTCAACGACCCAGCCG contains these protein-coding regions:
- a CDS encoding serine/threonine-protein kinase; translation: MERIGGYLVERRLGEGGMGTVYLARTRGGRAVALKVAKAELAADPVFRERFRSEVEAARAVGGFHTAPVVDADVHGDPLWLATAYIPGPTLAARLAAEGAMDEPQLRSLGAALAEALESIHSCGLVHRDLKPGNIIMAADGPRVLDFGIARAVESTRLTATGTAFGTPGFLAPEQALGHDVTGAADVFALGAVLVAAAGGSAWGEGTPMGLMYRSVHEPPDVSAVPAGLADLVSACLAKEPADRPTPTALLDRLTEPAPQPARPAAPPYPPTVTATPQAFAAPPQVFAPPPQAFAAPPQAFAPPPPPATPPHLPAQAAAPPYHQQPVPAAAPPHPPAQAATPAPPGFGPPVPYGSPEAVLADAQSGAIVNADGVLLEVAGASADFAWEEIAHVERHWRGNRLTLTVRLWDGGVYSCELNARRRARLNTWLALLDPVLARYLTR
- a CDS encoding ANTAR domain-containing response regulator; the encoded protein is MISAADAAHTGRLDTLAVEGRAEGDRVVLTARGELVDGCTDTLTGALAVLPAGAARVDVDVSGVTFVDTAGLAVLDTLAAYGLRHGVPVRATGWRGQPRRVLELVGLDPVDPLGAALPEGRPARTASAVARERAEQLDVLRLEIEQLRHAMDSRPVIDQARGVLMAAHGCGPEQAWEILREASQRSNVKLRRVAAAVTRSAAPDGPAPPEVLRTALADAARRVSTAGCARTESCGRSPARAARRAAG